The following proteins are encoded in a genomic region of Vibrio sinaloensis:
- the soxR gene encoding redox-sensitive transcriptional activator SoxR, whose product MDLSVGQVAKRAGVNVSALHFYEQKGLIHSWRNQGNQRRYDRSVLRRIAVIKAAQEVGLTLEEIVQSLSHLPKHQAPNRREWEQMASGWKQMLEHRIQQLKALQQDLGGCIGCGCLSMDSCAIYNPKDIRAETYQGKTLLSHPEEWLQGQSEAKQQG is encoded by the coding sequence ATGGACTTAAGTGTTGGCCAAGTAGCGAAACGGGCTGGCGTTAATGTGTCGGCGCTGCATTTTTATGAGCAAAAAGGCCTGATTCATAGTTGGCGCAATCAGGGCAATCAGCGCCGCTATGACCGTAGCGTATTGAGACGAATTGCGGTGATAAAAGCGGCGCAAGAGGTGGGGCTAACCTTGGAAGAGATTGTTCAATCGCTTTCTCATTTGCCGAAACATCAAGCGCCAAATCGCCGCGAGTGGGAGCAAATGGCGTCGGGTTGGAAACAGATGTTAGAGCACCGAATTCAACAACTAAAAGCCTTGCAGCAAGACCTAGGAGGCTGTATCGGGTGTGGCTGCTTATCGATGGACTCGTGTGCGATTTACAATCCCAAAGATATCCGAGCCGAGACCTACCAGGGCAAGACGTTACTCAGTCATCCTGAAGAGTGGCTACAAGGACAGAGCGAAGCTAAGCAACAAGGGTAA
- a CDS encoding AEC family transporter, whose product MFEQVVGILFPVFALVLVGFSVGKWLKPDFRPINRINMDTFTPALVFSSLVSMPLDFEQVPLLSASLVAVLLPGLVMIPICRLSGLSFKAWAPPHMFRNSGNLAIPLFTYTFGDGALASAVLLFVVSACIHISLGLALLSEGNPFKQIIKMPIFLAASAALLLNLSGTQVWSPLYEATALLGQAAVPVMLLSLGAQMCNMRLSGLKIGVLCTLQSLFTGALAFAAIYWFIPLPTMQLQMMVLFTMLPPAVMNYLFAERLHIEPAKVASMVLFGNFFSILTLPLLLSFALSL is encoded by the coding sequence ATGTTTGAGCAAGTCGTAGGAATACTGTTTCCAGTATTCGCACTGGTATTGGTGGGCTTTTCGGTTGGCAAATGGTTAAAACCTGACTTTAGGCCAATCAATCGCATCAACATGGATACGTTTACGCCTGCTCTGGTCTTTTCTTCATTGGTCTCTATGCCGCTCGACTTTGAACAAGTCCCACTGCTCAGTGCTTCACTGGTGGCAGTATTGCTGCCCGGCTTGGTAATGATTCCTATCTGCCGCTTGTCTGGGCTAAGTTTCAAAGCTTGGGCACCGCCACACATGTTTCGCAATAGTGGTAACCTTGCTATCCCGCTGTTTACTTATACATTCGGCGACGGCGCTCTCGCCTCCGCGGTGTTACTGTTTGTTGTCTCCGCCTGTATTCATATCAGCCTTGGCTTGGCTCTGCTTAGCGAGGGTAACCCTTTTAAACAAATCATCAAGATGCCGATTTTCTTAGCGGCGTCCGCAGCGCTCCTTCTCAACTTGTCAGGCACTCAAGTGTGGAGCCCACTGTACGAAGCGACCGCGCTGCTCGGACAAGCGGCAGTACCTGTGATGTTACTGTCACTCGGCGCACAAATGTGCAACATGCGCTTGAGCGGCCTTAAGATTGGCGTGTTGTGTACCTTGCAGTCACTGTTTACCGGCGCATTGGCTTTTGCGGCTATTTACTGGTTTATCCCCTTGCCAACTATGCAGCTTCAAATGATGGTGTTATTTACCATGCTCCCTCCGGCAGTGATGAACTACTTGTTTGCCGAGCGATTGCATATCGAACCGGCGAAAGTGGCCTCTATGGTATTGTTTGGCAACTTCTTTAGTATTTTGACCTTACCCTTGTTGCTTAGCTTCGCTCTGTCCTTGTAG
- a CDS encoding DUF6482 family protein, which translates to MKMALSKLEQFFYVDKLVIHSLDMALYHASVLVDGEEYYVTDDKGQFLRAHSIVDLQRQCCRIKAKSQVLRQQSAYDEMIGAPVRQESNQLEVPLQDNQYY; encoded by the coding sequence ATGAAAATGGCGTTAAGCAAACTAGAGCAGTTCTTCTACGTGGATAAGCTTGTGATTCATTCTCTGGACATGGCGCTATACCATGCGTCAGTTTTGGTTGACGGAGAAGAGTATTATGTGACCGATGATAAGGGACAATTTCTGAGAGCCCATTCAATCGTCGACTTGCAGCGGCAGTGCTGTCGAATTAAAGCTAAGTCGCAAGTGTTGCGCCAGCAAAGCGCCTACGATGAAATGATAGGGGCGCCAGTGCGCCAAGAGAGTAACCAACTCGAAGTTCCGCTCCAGGATAATCAATACTACTGA
- a CDS encoding fasciclin domain-containing protein: MFKYTLSLAVAFVALFAYILPAQAHDHGMKGDIVDVAVENGSFNTLVAAVKAAGLVETLKGDGPFTVFAPTDEAFAKLPEGTVESLLLPENKDKLVAVLTYHVVAGKVMAADVVKLDKATTVQGQDVMIKTMGGKVMVDNANVVATDVKASNGVIHVIDQVILPK; encoded by the coding sequence ATGTTTAAATACACACTATCACTTGCCGTCGCGTTCGTCGCACTGTTTGCCTACATCTTGCCAGCGCAGGCTCATGACCATGGTATGAAGGGTGACATCGTCGATGTCGCAGTTGAAAATGGCTCATTCAATACATTGGTTGCGGCAGTCAAAGCCGCGGGTCTTGTCGAAACACTCAAAGGCGATGGTCCTTTCACCGTGTTCGCACCGACAGATGAGGCTTTTGCCAAATTGCCAGAAGGGACCGTAGAGTCACTGCTGCTGCCGGAAAACAAGGATAAGCTGGTGGCTGTGCTCACTTACCATGTTGTTGCGGGTAAAGTGATGGCAGCTGACGTGGTCAAGCTAGACAAGGCGACCACAGTACAAGGGCAAGATGTGATGATCAAAACCATGGGCGGTAAAGTGATGGTCGATAACGCTAATGTGGTGGCTACCGACGTCAAAGCAAGCAACGGTGTGATTCACGTCATTGACCAAGTGATTCTTCCTAAGTAG
- a CDS encoding flavin reductase family protein has product MQQQTLNAKQINDMESRYRARLINSLSGFKSANLVGTVDSDGQPNLAIVSSVTHIGSNPPLLSFISRPNSVERHTLENIFQTGVFSLNSVEADFASLAHQTSARYPKQQSEFEAVGLTPHYHSGFAAPFVLESNINIGLRLKEHHTIQANNTEMVIGEIEHIHLPTGIIKADGYLDIEAMEWVTISGLDSYHVTQRLFRLQYAKPDKALKPLSVAGEQAEWPSRNDELC; this is encoded by the coding sequence ATGCAGCAACAAACCTTGAACGCCAAGCAAATTAACGACATGGAAAGTCGCTATCGAGCGCGACTGATCAACAGTTTAAGCGGATTTAAAAGTGCTAACTTGGTTGGAACGGTAGATAGTGATGGTCAGCCGAATCTCGCCATTGTGAGTTCAGTGACGCATATTGGTTCTAACCCGCCTTTACTCAGCTTCATTAGCCGTCCCAATTCGGTAGAGCGCCATACCTTAGAGAACATATTCCAAACAGGGGTGTTCAGTTTAAACTCGGTCGAGGCGGATTTCGCATCGCTGGCCCATCAAACCTCGGCTAGGTATCCAAAACAGCAGAGCGAGTTTGAAGCGGTTGGACTGACGCCGCACTATCACTCAGGCTTCGCCGCCCCATTTGTTTTAGAAAGCAACATCAACATTGGCCTTCGCCTTAAAGAGCATCACACTATCCAAGCGAACAATACGGAAATGGTCATCGGTGAGATTGAACACATTCATTTGCCAACTGGCATCATTAAGGCAGACGGCTATCTCGACATTGAGGCGATGGAGTGGGTCACTATCAGTGGTTTAGACAGCTACCACGTCACTCAACGCCTGTTTCGCTTGCAATACGCTAAGCCCGATAAAGCGTTAAAACCACTGTCGGTTGCGGGAGAGCAAGCGGAGTGGCCGAGTCGCAATGACGAACTTTGCTGA
- a CDS encoding peptide-methionine (S)-S-oxide reductase, with protein sequence MFQEVYFAGGCLWGVQEFMRHLPGVMTTEAGRANGSSNTTQGEYDGYAECVKTRFDPSRVTLEQLIDHLFEIIDPYSVNQQGPDVGEKYRTGIYSRDPNHLEAARQHLNRRPDAGKIVVEILPLSNYVKSDEEHQDRLTRNPNDYCHIPIDLLHKYRQQ encoded by the coding sequence ATGTTTCAAGAAGTCTATTTTGCGGGTGGGTGCTTGTGGGGCGTACAAGAGTTTATGCGTCACTTACCTGGCGTAATGACAACCGAAGCCGGACGCGCCAATGGCTCCAGCAACACCACACAAGGTGAGTATGATGGTTATGCTGAATGCGTAAAAACGCGTTTCGATCCCAGTCGCGTGACGCTTGAACAGCTTATCGACCATCTGTTTGAAATTATCGATCCCTATAGCGTGAATCAGCAAGGACCCGATGTGGGCGAGAAATATCGAACTGGCATCTATAGTCGGGACCCAAACCACCTAGAAGCGGCTCGACAGCATCTCAATCGAAGGCCCGACGCAGGCAAAATTGTGGTCGAGATACTCCCCTTGAGCAATTACGTGAAAAGTGATGAAGAGCATCAAGATCGATTGACCCGCAACCCCAATGATTATTGCCACATTCCCATCGACCTGCTGCATAAATATCGTCAGCAGTAG
- a CDS encoding NADH:ubiquinone reductase (Na(+)-transporting) subunit B: MTLKKRLEKLAPHFESGGRYQTFYPLYEAVATIFYTPGMVNKGQTHVRDSIDLKRIMIMVWLATFPLMFWGMYNIGNQPVLAMSSFSLEQIAANIEQSWRLDLVFASGEAVLNANWVDKMWLGACYFVPVYATVFVVGAFWEVLFATVRKHEINEGFFVSSVLFSLTLPPTIPLWQAALGISFGIVVAKEIFGGTGRNFLNPALAGRAFLYFAYPANMSGASVWVAADGYSGATPLSQWYEGGVSNLINHSTGQALSWGEAFLGQMPGSMGEVSTLLIVLCGSVLIAMRIASWRIVVGVLAGLLVSSMLLNSIGSNTNPMFSMPFYWHFVLGGVAFGAFFMATDPVSAAFTNKGKWAYGFLIGVMTVGIRVLNPAYPEGIMLAILFANLFAPLFDHAVKEANITRRQSRYAK; encoded by the coding sequence ATGACGTTAAAGAAACGGCTTGAAAAACTCGCCCCTCACTTTGAATCTGGTGGTCGGTACCAAACTTTTTATCCTCTTTACGAAGCGGTCGCCACGATATTTTATACCCCGGGAATGGTCAATAAAGGGCAAACCCACGTCAGAGACAGCATCGATCTAAAGCGGATTATGATCATGGTCTGGTTAGCTACTTTTCCGCTGATGTTTTGGGGAATGTACAACATAGGTAACCAACCCGTGTTGGCGATGAGTAGCTTTTCACTAGAGCAGATCGCAGCCAATATTGAGCAATCCTGGCGACTCGATCTGGTGTTCGCAAGTGGTGAAGCAGTGCTAAACGCCAACTGGGTGGACAAGATGTGGTTGGGGGCTTGTTATTTTGTACCTGTCTACGCCACGGTATTTGTGGTCGGCGCCTTTTGGGAAGTGCTGTTTGCGACGGTACGCAAACACGAAATCAACGAAGGGTTCTTTGTCAGTTCCGTGCTGTTTTCACTCACATTGCCGCCGACGATCCCACTGTGGCAAGCGGCGCTTGGTATCAGTTTTGGTATCGTGGTGGCCAAAGAGATATTCGGTGGTACGGGACGCAACTTCCTCAATCCTGCATTGGCGGGGCGTGCGTTTCTCTACTTTGCTTATCCTGCGAATATGTCCGGCGCTAGTGTTTGGGTTGCCGCCGATGGCTATTCCGGGGCGACGCCTTTGAGCCAATGGTATGAGGGGGGCGTGTCCAACCTTATCAATCATTCCACAGGTCAAGCGCTAAGCTGGGGGGAAGCGTTCCTCGGTCAGATGCCAGGTTCGATGGGCGAAGTGTCGACGCTATTGATTGTGCTCTGCGGGTCGGTATTGATCGCAATGCGCATTGCCTCGTGGCGCATCGTTGTTGGCGTACTGGCTGGGTTGCTTGTTTCTTCTATGCTACTCAACTCTATAGGCTCTAACACTAACCCGATGTTCTCTATGCCTTTCTACTGGCATTTCGTTTTGGGTGGGGTGGCATTTGGTGCCTTCTTTATGGCAACGGACCCAGTGTCTGCCGCGTTTACCAATAAGGGTAAGTGGGCGTATGGCTTTTTAATTGGGGTGATGACGGTTGGAATACGCGTGCTCAATCCAGCTTACCCTGAGGGCATTATGCTCGCGATTCTGTTTGCCAATTTGTTCGCGCCACTGTTCGACCATGCGGTCAAAGAGGCCAACATCACTCGTCGTCAATCGCGCTATGCCAAGTAA
- a CDS encoding DUF2256 domain-containing protein, with the protein MPSKVKKQHLPEKVCAACQRPFTWRKKWQSCWEEVKYCSKRCRSKR; encoded by the coding sequence ATGCCAAGTAAAGTCAAAAAGCAGCACCTGCCTGAGAAGGTATGTGCTGCCTGTCAGCGTCCATTCACTTGGAGAAAGAAATGGCAAAGTTGTTGGGAAGAGGTGAAATACTGTTCGAAACGGTGTCGTAGCAAGCGTTAA
- a CDS encoding SDR family oxidoreductase — MKILVIGASGGIGAAIVTHCQHRFPNAELHTTYCSTPPQPSASPNLVWHQLDASCETSVANLSQTFTELDWIINCVGFLHDGDKGPEKNLSSVDTHFFYQNFNRNTLPTLLLAKYFSTSLKKSNAPKLACLSAKVGSISDNRLGGWYSYRASKAALNMIIKTIAIEWSRTMRKGVILALHPGTTDTQLSKPFQANVPPGKLFSPKKVAEDLVAIIERSTPNNSGRFYSYSGEELPW; from the coding sequence ATGAAAATTTTAGTTATCGGTGCCAGCGGTGGTATCGGCGCAGCCATTGTTACGCATTGTCAGCATCGCTTTCCAAACGCTGAATTACATACCACCTACTGCTCAACACCACCGCAGCCTAGCGCCTCGCCCAATCTCGTGTGGCATCAGCTCGATGCGAGCTGCGAAACGTCTGTCGCTAACTTGAGCCAAACGTTTACCGAGCTAGACTGGATCATTAACTGTGTTGGTTTTCTGCACGATGGCGACAAAGGACCGGAGAAAAACCTCAGTAGTGTCGATACCCACTTCTTCTACCAAAACTTCAACCGCAACACGCTTCCGACCTTGTTGCTGGCCAAGTACTTCTCGACGTCACTTAAGAAAAGCAACGCGCCTAAACTTGCCTGTCTATCGGCGAAAGTCGGCAGTATCAGCGACAATCGTTTAGGAGGCTGGTATAGCTACCGCGCCTCGAAAGCAGCGCTCAACATGATCATTAAGACCATTGCCATAGAATGGAGTCGAACAATGCGAAAAGGGGTGATTCTTGCCCTGCACCCAGGCACAACCGACACTCAGCTCTCCAAACCTTTCCAAGCCAACGTGCCGCCAGGCAAGTTGTTCTCCCCAAAAAAAGTTGCTGAAGACTTGGTCGCCATTATCGAGCGCAGCACGCCCAACAACAGCGGCCGCTTTTACAGCTACAGTGGCGAAGAGCTGCCATGGTAA
- a CDS encoding ABC transporter substrate-binding protein: MQVWLKKHWASGMVILVLTVSALLFYQHKIRTEDLVDETKIGVSLTPLSAPFFVADQMGLFKQYGLNVSLLPCSSGVSCADLMLSSDVDYATASESVVMFKSFQRDDILLLASFVESDNDLKLLSLVPSKISRVAQLEGKRVGVIKGSASEFYFDSVLIGSNLRDLRVEKVYLQPKELVPALLAYNVDAISAWEPMGFQVDLLSVARVHNLGIEGVYQLSFNLISRPSHLEFAGDEPTRLLQALQDAIDWIKAHPDQTMTLLSQRLEVPVEQIDWSWDDYVFRLSLGNSLLSNLQLQARWAIDSGLVSKSPPDFRRVFYSHPYQQMLAERN, translated from the coding sequence ATGCAGGTTTGGTTAAAAAAACATTGGGCTTCAGGGATGGTCATCCTAGTGTTGACTGTCTCTGCACTGCTGTTTTATCAGCATAAGATACGCACTGAGGATCTGGTCGATGAAACGAAAATAGGCGTCTCATTAACCCCGCTCTCTGCGCCTTTTTTCGTCGCTGATCAAATGGGGCTATTTAAGCAGTATGGGTTGAATGTCAGTTTGTTGCCGTGCTCAAGCGGTGTGAGTTGCGCGGATCTTATGCTCAGCAGCGATGTCGACTACGCTACGGCCTCGGAATCTGTGGTGATGTTCAAAAGCTTTCAGCGGGATGATATCTTGCTGTTAGCGAGTTTTGTTGAGTCAGACAACGACCTGAAACTGTTGAGTTTGGTGCCTTCTAAAATCTCACGTGTGGCACAACTCGAGGGCAAGAGGGTAGGCGTGATAAAAGGCTCCGCCAGCGAATTCTATTTTGACTCGGTGTTAATTGGAAGCAACCTGCGTGACCTTAGGGTTGAGAAAGTGTATCTGCAACCAAAAGAGTTGGTTCCGGCGCTATTGGCTTACAATGTGGATGCGATTTCGGCATGGGAGCCGATGGGGTTTCAAGTTGACCTGCTGTCGGTTGCGCGTGTGCACAATCTAGGGATTGAAGGAGTTTATCAACTGTCGTTCAATCTTATTTCAAGACCGTCCCATCTCGAGTTTGCGGGCGATGAGCCGACCCGACTGCTGCAAGCACTACAAGACGCGATTGATTGGATAAAGGCCCACCCTGATCAAACCATGACTTTACTCTCCCAACGCCTCGAGGTGCCCGTTGAACAAATCGACTGGTCATGGGATGACTACGTGTTCCGCTTATCTCTGGGTAACTCACTGTTATCAAACCTACAACTGCAAGCACGCTGGGCAATTGATAGCGGCTTGGTCAGTAAATCGCCACCGGATTTTAGGCGAGTGTTTTACTCCCACCCTTATCAACAAATGCTCGCAGAGAGGAACTGA
- a CDS encoding diguanylate cyclase domain-containing protein encodes MLDSMFKKMFVLSTTTMLLTLFIVVSFSKIHAEHKSTKVELDQVIELQLAVDLLRSQLWAFMQFRDKASLEQVEMAQAELDTKLTAYKHADIQLDNLLRMNAGLLNLLEQEKSLFFGRAQGDNPALNNALDTRVLLQSRYNMIVQNMTEELAYIHKQVLNNNTLGLQQVMRTAAVWLIACSLLVSGVAWLILFRFKSGAGAIKKAILNLASGQLDTKVEEVKMDSEFKVISSFFNQMTVSLRQSTVTKKELEEEVKRQTKQLQSKQEQLLFLSEHDPLTNLMNRRAFDKQVESSLVKANRTQRKLAIMFLDLDGFKQVNDTYGHNAGDLVLTTVAQRLEECIRESDFVGRLGGDEFVVCLDLLNNFDIVARKVEQIQSAIHQPIHFNDRSLQVSASIGVSYYPDDSKNKETLMSLADEAMYRAKEQPREPVEDQLDSESPADDINVVSLHGSKH; translated from the coding sequence ATGCTTGATTCGATGTTTAAGAAGATGTTTGTTTTATCAACGACCACCATGTTGTTGACTCTGTTTATTGTCGTGTCGTTCTCCAAAATCCATGCCGAACACAAATCTACCAAGGTCGAACTGGATCAAGTGATAGAGCTGCAATTAGCCGTTGATTTACTGCGTAGTCAACTATGGGCGTTTATGCAGTTTCGTGATAAAGCCAGCCTAGAGCAAGTTGAAATGGCGCAAGCCGAGCTAGACACTAAGTTGACCGCCTACAAACACGCAGACATTCAACTAGACAACCTGCTGCGCATGAACGCCGGTCTTCTTAACCTACTTGAGCAAGAGAAATCACTTTTCTTTGGACGCGCGCAGGGTGACAACCCAGCCCTCAACAATGCGCTCGATACCAGAGTATTGCTTCAATCTCGCTACAACATGATCGTACAAAATATGACCGAGGAGCTGGCATACATTCACAAGCAGGTTCTAAACAACAATACTCTTGGCCTCCAGCAGGTTATGCGCACTGCCGCCGTTTGGTTGATCGCTTGTTCACTCTTGGTCAGTGGCGTGGCTTGGCTGATTTTGTTCCGCTTTAAATCTGGCGCCGGGGCGATCAAAAAAGCAATATTAAACCTTGCCAGTGGTCAGCTTGATACCAAGGTAGAAGAGGTGAAAATGGACAGTGAGTTCAAAGTGATCTCTAGCTTCTTCAATCAAATGACGGTCTCATTGCGTCAATCGACAGTCACCAAGAAAGAGTTGGAAGAGGAGGTGAAACGTCAAACCAAACAACTGCAAAGCAAGCAAGAGCAACTGCTGTTTCTGTCTGAACACGACCCACTCACCAACTTAATGAATCGACGCGCATTCGATAAACAAGTCGAGAGCTCTTTGGTCAAGGCCAATCGAACCCAGCGTAAACTGGCGATCATGTTCTTAGATCTCGACGGCTTTAAACAAGTTAATGATACCTACGGCCACAATGCGGGCGATCTGGTGCTGACAACAGTAGCGCAGCGGCTCGAAGAGTGTATTCGAGAGTCTGACTTTGTTGGGCGCTTGGGCGGTGATGAATTTGTGGTTTGTCTCGATTTGTTGAACAACTTCGATATAGTGGCGCGCAAGGTGGAGCAAATCCAGAGTGCGATTCATCAACCAATCCATTTCAATGATCGCAGCTTGCAAGTGAGCGCCAGTATTGGCGTAAGCTACTATCCCGATGACAGTAAGAACAAAGAGACCCTAATGAGCTTGGCCGATGAAGCCATGTATCGAGCCAAAGAGCAACCGCGCGAACCAGTAGAGGATCAGTTGGACAGTGAGTCGCCAGCCGACGATATTAATGTTGTTAGCTTACATGGCAGCAAACATTAA
- a CDS encoding YitT family protein, translating to MDKEHSLRENLLALLLGSALVSLGVIFFNKVGLLTGGTAGLAIFLTKISDFSFGQIFFALNLPFYILSVTRMGWRFTLNTFVAVTIVSFAVDHLHHVIEIARIDPFYAALLGGGMIGIGMLVIFRHKMSLGGFNILALFLQERFGIRAGKVQMALDCTIVILSLFIVDISIILLSVMGAVATNLILAMNHKPGRYQPQPTTA from the coding sequence ATGGATAAAGAACATAGCTTGCGCGAAAATTTGCTCGCGCTATTACTCGGTAGTGCCTTGGTTTCTCTGGGCGTTATCTTTTTCAACAAAGTGGGTTTGTTGACCGGTGGAACCGCTGGTCTGGCGATTTTTCTAACCAAAATCAGTGATTTCAGCTTTGGTCAGATCTTTTTTGCCCTTAACCTGCCGTTCTACATTCTATCGGTAACGCGCATGGGCTGGCGTTTTACCCTCAACACCTTTGTGGCGGTAACCATCGTATCCTTCGCGGTTGACCACCTCCACCATGTGATTGAGATAGCGCGCATCGACCCATTCTATGCGGCGTTACTTGGTGGAGGCATGATAGGCATTGGTATGCTGGTGATCTTTCGCCATAAGATGAGCCTGGGTGGCTTTAATATTCTGGCGCTGTTTTTACAAGAGCGATTTGGTATTCGAGCCGGCAAAGTGCAGATGGCACTGGATTGCACTATTGTGATCTTGTCGCTATTTATTGTCGATATCTCGATCATTCTGCTGTCAGTGATGGGCGCGGTAGCAACCAATCTGATACTGGCGATGAACCACAAGCCGGGTCGCTATCAACCCCAACCCACCACCGCTTAA
- a CDS encoding efflux RND transporter periplasmic adaptor subunit, with protein MMIKPLRWLLPLLILAGAYGGYAAIASSAPEPLDNKPPKAPPSVQVIQAQSSDHRVVITGHGELKPVEVTQLSAQVSGEVTSWHPNFVVGGVVKRGEVLFTLESDNYQAAVLQAEAELAVAQAALIEERARAEVAKRQARNLPKQQVTDLYLRKPQLLSAQAQLKSAQAALKRAKRDLENCQVVAPYDALVVEKSIGVGQFISAGSHVATLNNVEAGEVHIPIAGFDSEFLPVSFVGQPARVIQRGITATQRDGSIDRDLGIVDSSTRMTSLVVRVDNPYAIDSEQPPMQFGSYVEVQFSGKELKHIYRLPQELVNNRQVWVVNQDNQLEPRTVNVLRAEKEFMLINQGLQDDDQIVLTVPEYPQQGLEVTINHTDSEQHAQD; from the coding sequence ATGATGATCAAGCCGTTACGTTGGCTACTGCCGTTGTTGATTTTAGCTGGGGCTTACGGAGGTTACGCGGCGATTGCTTCAAGCGCACCTGAGCCTCTCGACAACAAACCACCTAAAGCGCCGCCATCGGTGCAAGTGATTCAAGCACAATCAAGCGACCATCGCGTTGTCATAACCGGTCATGGCGAGTTAAAGCCGGTTGAAGTGACGCAGCTTTCGGCTCAAGTGTCGGGGGAAGTCACCAGCTGGCACCCCAACTTTGTTGTTGGAGGGGTGGTCAAGCGTGGCGAGGTGCTGTTTACCCTCGAAAGTGACAACTATCAGGCAGCGGTGCTGCAAGCAGAGGCGGAGTTAGCGGTGGCCCAAGCAGCACTTATCGAAGAGCGTGCGCGCGCCGAAGTCGCCAAGCGTCAGGCGCGTAACTTGCCAAAACAGCAAGTGACGGATTTGTATCTGCGTAAGCCACAATTACTCAGCGCTCAGGCGCAGTTGAAATCCGCTCAAGCGGCGTTAAAACGCGCCAAACGAGATCTTGAAAACTGCCAAGTTGTGGCTCCCTATGATGCTTTAGTGGTTGAAAAATCGATTGGTGTTGGCCAGTTTATTTCCGCTGGGAGTCATGTCGCGACGCTAAATAATGTCGAAGCGGGCGAGGTGCACATCCCAATCGCCGGCTTTGACAGCGAGTTTCTGCCGGTGAGTTTTGTTGGCCAACCCGCTCGCGTTATTCAACGTGGAATCACGGCAACTCAGCGTGATGGCTCGATTGATAGGGATCTCGGTATCGTAGACAGTAGCACGCGCATGACCAGTTTAGTGGTGCGAGTCGATAATCCTTACGCTATCGATAGTGAGCAACCTCCAATGCAATTTGGCTCCTACGTTGAAGTTCAGTTTAGCGGTAAGGAACTCAAGCATATCTATCGCTTGCCACAAGAGTTGGTCAACAATCGCCAAGTTTGGGTGGTAAACCAAGACAACCAACTTGAACCACGAACGGTCAATGTGCTGCGCGCCGAAAAAGAGTTCATGTTGATCAATCAAGGTTTGCAAGATGACGACCAAATCGTCCTTACGGTGCCCGAATACCCTCAGCAAGGACTAGAAGTCACGATCAATCATACGGACAGCGAGCAACACGCCCAGGATTAA